One region of Lasioglossum baleicum unplaced genomic scaffold, iyLasBale1 scaffold0024, whole genome shotgun sequence genomic DNA includes:
- the LOC143219342 gene encoding uncharacterized protein LOC143219342 encodes MADLKALLRQQIDASRVVERALDNFKRIGKNNLTAATVRNRMAKLNESFAECKLLHKEIATVVKEDERSKLEYFTKDRFTDLHEIYVVTSDFMADALSQLKTTDQEQPAAGSAVTESDEQLGADGNRLPEMNLPHFSGAISEWESFRDRFQAMIVKRRGLSNVSRFQYLLSCVTGEASDLVTNIAITDAGFTAAWSILVETYENSRLLVAAHLNTLYDLPQVRSESAEQLQSLRNKATLTINALKILERPVAEWDDLLVFFVTKKLDSRSRKAWELHLGNTSQCPKFSELDTFLKSRVRALRTIEQSISEEASGTLANSGAKSNRVRATSLHGAAVAKSVCELCKAHHTLGQCSSFKSKSAAQRFDFVKETNRCVNCLSPHHATRKCTSSYNCTICNKRHHTLLHFNDAPSSNTTSRTKSVDHNVTTLVASCSVPRITASQQVLLATAWIELRSSSGRSEKIRALLDQGSVVSIISENLAQRLRLPRSRVAVSITGIGNNAVTCRSTTTFTVASCQTDAVYSFTAYVLSSLSNYLPIRVNTNPQLSHIRDLALADENPFSADPIELIIGADHYGLLLLDGLRKGKVNEPTAQNTTLGWILSGPVPSSATRAPAAFSTFHCNVSANLDTELRRFWEVEELPNVTRLSPAELKCEEHFQRTHSRTSTGQYVVRLPFTEGPPINIGPSLSAATTMFKRQENRLQRNPEHYAEYSKFLSEYEALGHMVEITESAPVPSNQIVYVPHHAVIREQSATTRLRVVFNASAKTGNGTSLNDHLLIGPKLQTDLSAVLLRWRRYQYVFTADIAKMYRQIRVDSRDVDYQRILWRSSPSAPLQHFRLLTVTYGTAPAPFLALRVLQQLAQDEGSKYPLATSVLRDQIYVDDCVFGADDPHLARQIRDQVTALLREGGFTLRKWASNDSSLLADIDPTDHGLAVNKPLSPDENLKVLGITWNLETDSFRFEVIITPAIPKTKREILSTIARFYDPLGWVAPVVIVAKILMQRLWLQNCDWDDAIPTELCETWTTYCTQLPLLRSMVLPRWTGHAAQNGHVELHGFADASQSAYAAVVYSRVTTKKGNIVVSLLAAKSKVAPLKSLSIPRLELCGVLLLARLMAFIQTSFGDVQCEVHGWTDSTITLAWISQPPSRWKTFVANRVADIQQLLPHCQWHHVQSEENPADCASRGMNVPQFLNHSLWWNGPTWLHLPPTSWPCVAPSFDATTSLEERALAALHVAPAPPSGDLAMRFSSWPKLLRVTAYLLRFISKLRSSRIRTRSVSLKKDRYSAKFSGANALLPGEIQKARTFWLKHIQRTVHPNEVQRLTQRLPISRQSPLISLNPYLDADGLLRVGGRLSNSALPEITKHPIILTSHPLVLLLINYLHLKLLHAGPQLTLAQLRQEFWLLRARPTVRKVIHQCVRCARERATVPSELMGDLPSVRVTRAERAFLHCGVDYAGPIPVRTTSGRGHKSTKGYIALFICMTTRAVHIELVGSYTTAAFLACYDRFSSRRGLPIAMYSDNGTNFQGADKEMTAAFRAATRDTTWRNKLATDHVAWHFIPPSAPHFGGLWEAGIRSLKYHFKRVIGANTLTFEELTTVLCQIEACMNSRPIAPSSDNIDDYTVLTPGHFLIGTAITTVPSETLLDVSDSRLSRWQLLKKLYESIWKAWSTDYLHALQQRTKWRTATHLATVGRIVLLRNALAPPCKWELARIIKCHPGTDGITRVVTVKTANSEYKRPIVKLCFLPVEINEELSRETKNVPATQTCKMPTN; translated from the coding sequence ATGGCAGACCTCAAGGCGTTGCTTCGACAACAAATAGATGCCTCTCGTGTTGTTGAGCGTGCCCTCGACAATTTTAAAAGGATCGGCAAAAACAATTTAACTGCCGCTACGGTTCGCAATAGAATGGCAAAATTGAACGAGTCTTTTGCCGAATGCAAACTGCTACATAAGGAAATAGCCACTGTGGTCAAGGAGGATGAGCGGTCCAAGCTGGAATATTTCACCAAGGATCGTTTCACGGACTTGCACGAAATTTACGTGGTAACATCCGACTTTATGGCGGACGCGCTCTCCCAATTGAAGACAACAGACCAGGAGCAGCCCGCTGCCGGAAGTGCCGTCACAGAATCGGATGAGCAGTTAGGAGCCGACGGGAATCGCCTACCTGAGATGAACCTCCCGCACTTTTCGGGAGCCATCAGTGAGTGGGAGAGTTTCCGCGATCGCTTCCAAGCCATGATCGTCAAACGTCGAGGTCTGTCAAATGTATCCCGCTTTCAATATTTATTGTCGTGCGTAACGGGGGAGGCGAGCGATCTCGTCACGAATATCGCGATCACCGATGCCGGATTCACTGCCGCGTGGAGTATTCTTGTCGAAACGTATGAGAATTCGCGATTATTAGTAGCAGCCCATTTAAATACTTTGTATGACCTTCCACAAGTTCGTTCAGAGTCGGCCGAGCAACTTCAAAGCCTTCGCAACAAAGCCACTCTAACAATTAACGCTTTAAAAATTCTCGAACGTCCGGTTGCCGAGTGGGATGACTTGCTTGTTTTCTTTGTCACGAAAAAACTAGATTCTCGGTCACGGAAGGCTTGGGAGTTACATCTAGGTAATACTTCACAATGCCCGAAATTTAGTGAACTTGACACGTTTTTAAAATCTCGAGTGCGCGCGTTACGAACTATCGAGCAGTCCATATCGGAAGAAGCATCGGGCACTCTTGCGAATTCTGGAGCAAAATCGAATCGTGTTCGTGCCACGTCTTTACATGGCGCCGCGGTTGCAAAGAGTGTGTGCGAATTATGCAAAGCGCATCATACGCTCGGACAATGCTCCTCCTTCAAGAGCAAATCTGCCGCACAACGATTCGATTTCGTGAAGGAAACGAACCGATGCGTCAATTGCTTAAGTCCGCATCATGCAACCAGAAAATGTACCAGTTCGTATAATTGTACCATTTGTAATAAGCGACATCATACCCTGCTACACTTCAACGACGCACCTTCGAGTAATACCACGTCACGAACCAAATCGGTAGACCATAACGTCACCACTCTCGTCGCGTCGTGCTCCGTTCCTCGAATCACCGCATCGCAACAAGTATTGCTCGCGACGGCATGGATCGAACTGCGATCCTCATCGGGACGTTCCGAAAAAATTCGCGCCCTACTCGATCAGGGTTCGGTCGTATCAATAATTTCGGAAAACTTGGCTCAACGGTTACGACTTCCGCGTTCTCGCGTCGCAGTGAGTATTACCGGAATCGGAAATAATGCAGTTACATGTCGTTCGACAACAACATTTACCGTCGCGTCCTGCCAAACCGATGCAGTCTACTCCTTCACTGCCTACGTTTTGAGCTCCTTGTCAAACTACCTCCCTATTCGCGTAAATACCAACCCCCAGCTCTCGCACATTCGAGATCTGGCATTGGCGGACGAAAACCCTTTTAGTGCCGACCCAATAGAACTAATTATCGGTGCCGATCACTACGGATTGCTTCTATTGGATGGGTTACGAAAGGGAAAAGTGAATGAACCTACGGCTCAGAACACAACCTTAGGCTGGATTCTTTCCGGTCCCGTTCCATCGTCAGCGACCAGGGCTCCTGCCGCCTTCTCAACATTCCACTGTAACGTTTCCGCGAATTTAGATACCGAACTTCGACGATTTTGGGAAGTAGAGGAGTTGCCGAATGTCACGCGTCTCTCCCCCGCCGAGTTAAAATGTGAGGAGCATTTTCAACGTACGCATTCTCGAACTTCGACGGGACAATACGTTGTTCGATTGCCCTTTACCGAAGGGCCACCCATTAATATCGGACCTTCCCTTTCCGCGGCGACGACAATGTTTAAACGGCAGGAGAATCGTCTGCAGCGAAACCCGGAGCACTATGCGGAATACTCGAAATTCTTATCCGAATACGAGGCACTCGGACACATGGTCGAAATTACAGAATCGGCTCCGGTCCCGTCAAATCAAATCGTGTATGTTCCACATCACGCGGTCATTCGTGAGCAGAGCGCCACAACCCGTCTCCGAGTTGTTTTCAATGCATCTGCAAAAACGGGAAATGGTACTTCGTTAAACGATCACCTCTTGATCGGGCCCAAATTACAAACGGATTTATCCGCTGTCCTTCTACGATGGCGCCGTTATCAATATGTCTTTACAGCCGACATTGCAAAGATGTACCGGCAAATACGGGTCGATTCTAGAGACGTTGACTATCAACGGATTCTGTGGCGATCCTCTCCATCGGCTCCACTTCAACATTTCCGACTGTTGACCGTTACATACGGTACGGCTCCCGCACCCTTTCTCGCGTTGCGCGTGCTCCAACAACTCGCGCAGGACGAAGGATCGAAATATCCTCTCGCGACGTCAGTTCTTCGCGATCAAATTTACGTGGATGATTGCGTGTTCGGCGCAGACGATCCACATCTAGCGAGACAAATTCGCGACCAAGTCACTGCATTGTTAAGAGAAGGGGGGTTTACATTGCGAAAATGGGCCAGTAATGACTCTTCATTACTTGCCGATATTGATCCCACGGATCACGGTCTTGCCGTCAATAAGCCGCTGTCACCCGATGAGAATTTGAAGGTCCTCGGAATCACTTGGAATCTCGAGACCGATTCTTTTCGTTTTGAGGTCATAATTACTCCTGCTATTCCGAAAACGAAACGGGAGATCCTGTCGACTATCGCGCGATTTTATGATCCACTCGGATGGGTCGCTCCTGTCGTCATTGTAGCTAAAATTCTAATGCAACGCTTATGGTTGCAAAATTGCGATTGGGACGACGCAATCCCCACCGAGCTGTGCGAAACATGGACAACGTATTGTACCCAACTTCCGCTCCTCCGCTCTATGGTTTTACCGCGATGGACAGGACACGCCGCGCAAAATGGCCACGTAGAATTGCACGGTTTTGCGGACGCTTCTCAAAGCGCCTACGCAGCCGTAGTGTACTCTAGAGTTACTACGAAAAAGGGAAATATCGTCGTGTCTCTTCTCGCGGCGAAATCTAAAGTGGCTCCGCTCAAATCATTATCCATTCCACGACTTGAGCTATGCGGAGTGTTGCTTCTGGCTCGCTTGATGGCGTTTATACAAACATCGTTTGGGGACGTTCAATGCGAGGTGCATGGCTGGACCGATTCCACAATCACCCTCGCTTGGATAAGTCAACCGCCATCTCGCTGGAAGACGTTTGTCGCAAACCGAGTCGCGGACATTCAACAACTCTTGCCGCATTGTCAATGGCATCACGTGCAGTCCGAAGAAAATCCCGCCGACTGTGCCTCGCGCGGAATGAATGTACCGCAATTTTTGAACCACTCATTATGGTGGAATGGCCCAACGTGGCTTCACTTACCCCCGACCTCATGGCCTTGTGTCGCACCTTCTTTCGATGCTACAACTTCATTAGAAGAAAGGGCGCTAGCCGCCCTTCATGTGGCCCCCGCCCCACCTTCAGGGGATCTAGCTATGCGATTTTCCAGCTGGCCCAAACTACTTCGTGTAACAGCATATTTATTACGGTTTATCTCCAAACTCCGATCATCTCGTATTCGTACGAGATCAGTGTCCTTAAAAAAGGACAGGTATTCGGCGAAGTTCTCAGGTGCCAATGCATTGCTCCCGGGGGAGATTCAAAAAGCGCGGACGTTCTGGCTGAAGCACATTCAGCGAACGGTCCACCCAAATGAAGTACAACGTTTGACACAACGGCTTCCGATCTCGCGACAAAGCCCATTAATTTCGTTGAATCCGTATCTAGACGCGGACGGACTACTTCGCGTCGGTGGGCGGTTGAGCAATTCGGCATTGCCGGAAATTACCAAACACCCCATTATCCTCACCTCGCATCCTCTAGTATTGCTCCTGATTAACTATCTgcatttaaaattattacatgCCGGTCCTCAATTGACGCTTGCACAATTGAGGCAAGAATTTTGGCTTCTCCGGGCACGTCCGACCGTGCGCAAAGTAATACATCAGTGCGTTCGATGCGCGCGAGAACGTGCGACCGTCCCGTCCGAGCTAATGGGAGATCTTCCGTCGGTGCGCGTCACTCGTGCCGAACGAGCGTTTTTACATTGCGGAGTAGATTATGCCGGCCCGATCCCGGTCCGAACAACCTCCGGACGCGGACATAAGTCAACGAAAGGATATATCGCATTGTTCATTTGTATGACAACTCGCGCCGTGCACATCGAACTTGTGGGGTCATACACCACCGCTGCGTTTTTGGCGTGTTACGATCGATTCAGCTCGCGTCGCGGTCTGCCAATCGCAATGTATAGCGACAACGGCACGAACTTTCAGGGTGCCGATAAAGAAATGACCGCTGCCTTTCGAGCCGCGACACGAGACACAACGTGGCGAAACAAACTCGCGACCGATCACGTCGCCTGGCATTTTATTCCCCCGTCCGCTCCGCATTTCGGCGGACTATGGGAAGCTGGGATTCGGAGTTTAAAATATCATTTCAAACGAGTAATTGGCGCGAACACGCTCACATTTGAAGAGCTGACCACAGTCTTATGCCAAATCGAAGCATGTATGAACTCCCGTCCGATCGCCCCGTCGTCGGACAATATCGACGATTACACCGTGCTCACGCCCGGTCACTTCCTTATCGGCACCGCGATTACTACAGTGCCGTCCGAGACTCTGTTGGATGTAAGTGATTCGCGACTGAGTCGGtggcaattattgaaaaaattgtatgaaaGCATTTGGAAAGCATGGTCCACTGACTACCTTCACGCGTTGCAACAACGCACGAAATGGCGTACCGCGACTCACCTCGCGACGGTGGGTCGAATCGTTCTACTTCGAAACGCCCTCGCGCCTCCATGCAAATGGGAACTTGCGCGGATCATTAAATGTCATCCCGGAACAGACGGTATTACACGCGTCGTGACTGTTAAAACCGCTAACTCGGAATACAAACGCCCGATCGTGAAGCTGTGCTTCCTTCCCGTTGAAATCAATGAGGAGCTTTCTCGCGAAACAAAAAATGTACCCGCGACGCAAACATGTAAAATGCCGACGAATTGA